TTTTGAGGAACCGGAAGTGGAGCGGGAGATGTTTCGCCGGGAGCCGGAACCTCAGAGGAATCCACTGGTGCTGGTGGAAAGGTCTTGTAGGGGCAGCCCTCCGTGTCACGGATATCAGGTGCGGGACCGACAATCGGGGCGTCGTCGGTAAGCGAGGTGCTCTGCGCCATGGCTGCGGGGGCGGTGCTCGGCAGAAGCAGAGCGCTGGTAGCTAGCAGCGTAACGGCAGATGAGAAGCGGCGAGAGGGAAACATGATGAAATAAGGGTAGTAAAACGTCACCCGAAATGACGTATTCGTCGTGTGTGGATGGGGGAAAACGGGGGAGCGGAAGCCTTTGTACAAAGCAGAATTACGATTCACCGGCAGTGAAGTAGAAGCGGAGGGCACAGTACCGATAGTCTGGCCATTATGACTAATTCTTTGCACAGTGATGCTCAGTCTCTGGACACACAGTCTTCGGCATCGAATCTCGATGAGATGCGCAAGGTTGTCGCCAGCCTGCCCAAGGTACTGCTTCACGATCACCTCGATGGCGGCCTGCGCCCGCAGACCGTTATCGACCTGGCCGCGGACTGCGGTTACACCGATCAGTTGCCCACCACCGACGTGGATGAACTGGAGAAGTGGTTCATTGACACCGGCAACTCTGGCTCGTTGCCGAGCTACCTGACCGCCTTCGCGCACACCTGCGCCGTCATGCAGACCGCTGAGTCGCTGACGCGCGTGGCGCGTGAGGCCGTCGAGGATCTGGCCGCCGACAACGTCGTCTACGCTGAGCTGCGCTTGGCTCCGGAAAACCATTTGGAAAAGGGCCTGGATATGCAGGCTGTCATCGACGCACTGGTCGAAGGCCTGGCGCAGGGTGAAGCCCATGCCGCCGCTGAGGGAAAGCACATCACCGCACGTCTGCTGGTCTGTGCGATGCGCCAGAATGACAATTCCAAGGAAGTCGCACAGCTGGTCATCGACAACTACGGGAAGAACTCCGACGGGTACGTTGTCGGTTTTGACATCGCTGGACCGGAAAACGGCTTCCCACCGGCTAACCATGCCGAAGCATTCACCATGCTGCGGGAAAACCTCATTCCGGTCACCATTCACGCAGGTGAAGACGCCGGTGTCGATTCGTTGCAGGATGCTGTCGTGCAAGGTGCTCGCCGCCTGGGTCACGGCGTACGCATCTACGAGGACTTCGGTGCTTCCCTCGAGGGCATCGAATGCCAGGAGGTTGCCTCCGCTATTCGTGACCGCCAGATTCCGCTGGAAATCTGCCCGACCTCCAACGTTCAGACTGGTGTTTGTGACAGCGTTGCGGATCACCCGTTCTCGCTTCTCGACGATATGAGTTTCGCCTGCACGGTCAACACGGATAACCGTCTGATTGGCGCGACTTCCATGACCCGGGAGTGCATGGAGTTGGTGGAGAACTTCGGTTACGGCTACAGCGAGCTGTTCGAACTGACCTCGAATGCGCTAAACAATGCATTCGTGGATCTGCCGACCCGCGAGCACATCATGGACACCATTATTTACCCCGCTTACCTGCAGCTTATCGACAACAGCGACGAGGACATCGAAACTGATGTCAACGGTGCGGGTTTCGGTGCCGAAGATGAGCTGAACCTGACGCTGGACTAGCCAGCGCCGGCCAGCTTTGCTGGGAGGAGCTAGATCTTGGTCGTGAACCGAGCGGCCAAGTCCTTCTCCAGTTGCCTCCAGCCCTCGGCCTCATCGTCGTAAGGCGGAACTGGCTCGGACATTTCTCCGGTGTCCAGCAGGAAGTTCAGCAGCCACTGCAGCTGCTGGTTGCCCGCCAGTACTTCGTTCACGGCATCATCTCCAGCCCAGTCAGCGGCGTCTGCGAGTAGCTCGTACGCGCGGGCGAGCTGGGCGGTGTCCACGGCGTTCGGGCCCTTTTCAATGTCCTCGGCCAGGCCGGTAAACGAGTACTCATTGTCCTCGTGCACCACGGCCTCCAGTTCACCTGCGTTGGCCGCGGTGATGATTTCATCCCACGTCGTCAGCGCCGACATGTCGTGATGCTTGTGCTCCAGCAGCCAACGCACCATCGTGCGGGGCTGTGAGAACGTGTGAATCTCACCGGCGCTGCCCAGGAATAGCGGGCGACGCCCCATGTAACAACGCAAGGTGTAGAGCGTGCGGCCAGCGATGGAGATCTTGATCGGGTCGATGCCAGCGTTGGCCCACACCGTCTGATCGTACGGATCGCCGGCGGTCTCCTCTGCGGACTTCTTTTCCTCTTCGCGCTTCTTCTCTGCTGCTTCACGACGCTCACGCTCCGCGGCCTCCGCTTCCTTTAATGCGGCTGCAGCAGTGGTTTCGGACTCTTCATCGATGCTCGGAGTATTTGCGCCGATGGCGTCGATAGCGTCAATGCAGCTGTCCCAGTTGGTCAAGATGACATTGCCGATAGCCGACCACTGAGCGGTGCCACTGCCCTGGAAGTGATCAGCACCATTTTGCGTGGCAGCCAGGACAGAGTGAGAGGCGAACATCTGGTTGATTGGAGTGAGATCCGCGATCGCACCAA
The sequence above is drawn from the Corynebacterium jeikeium genome and encodes:
- a CDS encoding adenosine deaminase is translated as MTNSLHSDAQSLDTQSSASNLDEMRKVVASLPKVLLHDHLDGGLRPQTVIDLAADCGYTDQLPTTDVDELEKWFIDTGNSGSLPSYLTAFAHTCAVMQTAESLTRVAREAVEDLAADNVVYAELRLAPENHLEKGLDMQAVIDALVEGLAQGEAHAAAEGKHITARLLVCAMRQNDNSKEVAQLVIDNYGKNSDGYVVGFDIAGPENGFPPANHAEAFTMLRENLIPVTIHAGEDAGVDSLQDAVVQGARRLGHGVRIYEDFGASLEGIECQEVASAIRDRQIPLEICPTSNVQTGVCDSVADHPFSLLDDMSFACTVNTDNRLIGATSMTRECMELVENFGYGYSELFELTSNALNNAFVDLPTREHIMDTIIYPAYLQLIDNSDEDIETDVNGAGFGAEDELNLTLD